In a genomic window of Oreochromis aureus strain Israel breed Guangdong linkage group 13, ZZ_aureus, whole genome shotgun sequence:
- the znf365 gene encoding protein ZNF365 isoform X2 — protein sequence MQQKLCSRGSGSFLLERNGQACGAIVDAVTPCDLPFRCPRCGEQERFRSLASLRAHLEYRHSYRSPDMVTGGFSITGKLPDPLTAAIPWHDMSLPTRRGQQSTGRPPHVRSLSDSRDSGYLHSYGSARRRTQSVGVGTQAEEDEEEDEEIDVGTEDEDVEEDEEEEDDEGEERSGSRNEEDLKTSKKSDHHHINHHHLLFPPPAPLGPPPDPDLDLDLDLTEQNSYSGLETAAASAAVRQRLASILRAADSTMQRRLARVSTELAQTDTELLCERAHSQHLAQERQEVADKERSLSRQVDVAVMVIAALREQLNASENELERREREVLTIQKFLEAAVRQETCGKVRIQRFIENLLRRIALAERLVEYYQVNGSPPQCNHYKHQQKTDNGPHRITKSRSAGGQLSSSGLADSRTQSSSQFGGRPLSSKAGGDRDWEREHRERLAQSSRLFCRPEHRDDIWNHQRRRSTGYET from the exons ATGCAGCAGAAGTTGTGTTCCCGAGGTTCTGGATCCTTCCTTTTAGAGAGGAACGGCCAGGCCTGCGGTGCGATTGTGGACGCTGTCACTCCCTGTGACCTCCCCTTCCGCTGTCCCCGCTGTGGTGAGCAGGAGCGTTTTCGCAGTTTGGCTTCCCTCCGCGCTCACCTCGAGTACCGCCACTCGTATCGCTCACCAGACATGGTCACTGGAGGGTTCAGCATCACTGGGAAGCTCCCCGACCCGCTGACGGCAGCTATCCCGTGGCACGACATGAGCCTCCCGACGCGTAGGGGGCAGCAAAGTACAGGGAGGCCGCCTCATGTCCGCTCCCTCAGCGACAGCAGAGACAGCGGATACCTCCACTCATATGGGTCTGCGAGGAGGCGCACCCAGAGCGTTGGGGTAGGGACGCAGgcggaggaggacgaggaggaggatgaggaaaTCGATGTGGGGACAGAAGACGAAGATGTggaagaggacgaggaggaggaggacgatgAGGGTGAAGAGAGAAGTGGAAGTAGAAATGAGGAGGATTTGAAAACCTCAAAAAAGTCAGACCATCACCACATCAACCACCATCACCTCCTGTTCCCGCCTCCAGCTCCTCTTGGCCCTCCACCGGACCCAGATCTGGACCTGGATCTGGATCTGACTG AGCAGAACTCCTACTCCGGTTTGGAGACAGCAGCAGCCTCGGCCGCAGTGCGGCAGCGGCTGGCCAGCATCCTGCGGGCGGCCGATAGCACCATGCAGCGCCGGCTGGCCAGGGTGAGCACCGAGCTGGCTCAGACCGACACGGAGCTCCTGTGTGAGCGTGCTCACTCGCAGCATCTGGCCCAGGAGAGGCAGGAAGTTGCAGACAAGGAGAGGTCGCTTAGCCGACAGGTGGATGTGGCTGTCATGGTGATTGCTGCGCTGAGGGAGCAGCTCAACGCCTCAGAGAACGAGCTGGAGCGGCGAGAGAG GGAAGTGTTAACCATCCAGAAGTTTCTGGAGGCGGCGGTTCGCCAGGAGACGTGCGGCAAAGTTCGAATCCAGCGCTTCATCGAGAATCTGCTGAGACGTATCGCTCTGGCCGAGAGGCTGGTGGAGTATTACCAGGTCAACGGTAGTCCGCCACAGTGCAACCACTACAAG CACCAGCAGAAAACTGATAACGGCCCTCACAGAATAACTAAGAGCAG gtcagcaggaggtcagcTGTCCTCGTCTGGTCTCGCTGACAGCAGAACTCAGTCCTCGTCCCAGTTCGGCGGACGTCCTCTGTCCTCAAAAGCAGGCGGAGACCGAGATTGGGAGCGGGAACACCGGGAGCGCCTAGCTCAGTCATCCCGGCTGTTCTGCCGGCCTGAACACAGAGACGACATCTGGAACCATCAGCGGCGCCGGTCCACTGGGTACGAGACCTAG
- the znf365 gene encoding protein ZNF365 isoform X1 has protein sequence MQQKLCSRGSGSFLLERNGQACGAIVDAVTPCDLPFRCPRCGEQERFRSLASLRAHLEYRHSYRSPDMVTGGFSITGKLPDPLTAAIPWHDMSLPTRRGQQSTGRPPHVRSLSDSRDSGYLHSYGSARRRTQSVGVGTQAEEDEEEDEEIDVGTEDEDVEEDEEEEDDEGEERSGSRNEEDLKTSKKSDHHHINHHHLLFPPPAPLGPPPDPDLDLDLDLTEQNSYSGLETAAASAAVRQRLASILRAADSTMQRRLARVSTELAQTDTELLCERAHSQHLAQERQEVADKERSLSRQVDVAVMVIAALREQLNASENELERREREVLTIQKFLEAAVRQETCGKVRIQRFIENLLRRIALAERLVEYYQVNGSPPQCNHYKQHQQKTDNGPHRITKSRSAGGQLSSSGLADSRTQSSSQFGGRPLSSKAGGDRDWEREHRERLAQSSRLFCRPEHRDDIWNHQRRRSTGYET, from the exons ATGCAGCAGAAGTTGTGTTCCCGAGGTTCTGGATCCTTCCTTTTAGAGAGGAACGGCCAGGCCTGCGGTGCGATTGTGGACGCTGTCACTCCCTGTGACCTCCCCTTCCGCTGTCCCCGCTGTGGTGAGCAGGAGCGTTTTCGCAGTTTGGCTTCCCTCCGCGCTCACCTCGAGTACCGCCACTCGTATCGCTCACCAGACATGGTCACTGGAGGGTTCAGCATCACTGGGAAGCTCCCCGACCCGCTGACGGCAGCTATCCCGTGGCACGACATGAGCCTCCCGACGCGTAGGGGGCAGCAAAGTACAGGGAGGCCGCCTCATGTCCGCTCCCTCAGCGACAGCAGAGACAGCGGATACCTCCACTCATATGGGTCTGCGAGGAGGCGCACCCAGAGCGTTGGGGTAGGGACGCAGgcggaggaggacgaggaggaggatgaggaaaTCGATGTGGGGACAGAAGACGAAGATGTggaagaggacgaggaggaggaggacgatgAGGGTGAAGAGAGAAGTGGAAGTAGAAATGAGGAGGATTTGAAAACCTCAAAAAAGTCAGACCATCACCACATCAACCACCATCACCTCCTGTTCCCGCCTCCAGCTCCTCTTGGCCCTCCACCGGACCCAGATCTGGACCTGGATCTGGATCTGACTG AGCAGAACTCCTACTCCGGTTTGGAGACAGCAGCAGCCTCGGCCGCAGTGCGGCAGCGGCTGGCCAGCATCCTGCGGGCGGCCGATAGCACCATGCAGCGCCGGCTGGCCAGGGTGAGCACCGAGCTGGCTCAGACCGACACGGAGCTCCTGTGTGAGCGTGCTCACTCGCAGCATCTGGCCCAGGAGAGGCAGGAAGTTGCAGACAAGGAGAGGTCGCTTAGCCGACAGGTGGATGTGGCTGTCATGGTGATTGCTGCGCTGAGGGAGCAGCTCAACGCCTCAGAGAACGAGCTGGAGCGGCGAGAGAG GGAAGTGTTAACCATCCAGAAGTTTCTGGAGGCGGCGGTTCGCCAGGAGACGTGCGGCAAAGTTCGAATCCAGCGCTTCATCGAGAATCTGCTGAGACGTATCGCTCTGGCCGAGAGGCTGGTGGAGTATTACCAGGTCAACGGTAGTCCGCCACAGTGCAACCACTACAAG CAGCACCAGCAGAAAACTGATAACGGCCCTCACAGAATAACTAAGAGCAG gtcagcaggaggtcagcTGTCCTCGTCTGGTCTCGCTGACAGCAGAACTCAGTCCTCGTCCCAGTTCGGCGGACGTCCTCTGTCCTCAAAAGCAGGCGGAGACCGAGATTGGGAGCGGGAACACCGGGAGCGCCTAGCTCAGTCATCCCGGCTGTTCTGCCGGCCTGAACACAGAGACGACATCTGGAACCATCAGCGGCGCCGGTCCACTGGGTACGAGACCTAG
- the znf365 gene encoding protein ZNF365 isoform X3: MQQKLCSRGSGSFLLERNGQACGAIVDAVTPCDLPFRCPRCGEQERFRSLASLRAHLEYRHSYRSPDMVTGGFSITGKLPDPLTAAIPWHDMSLPTRRGQQSTGRPPHVRSLSDSRDSGYLHSYGSARRRTQSVGVGTQAEEDEEEDEEIDVGTEDEDVEEDEEEEDDEGEERSGSRNEEDLKTSKKSDHHHINHHHLLFPPPAPLGPPPDPDLDLDLDLTEQNSYSGLETAAASAAVRQRLASILRAADSTMQRRLARVSTELAQTDTELLCERAHSQHLAQERQEVADKERSLSRQVDVAVMVIAALREQLNASENELERREREVLTIQKFLEAAVRQETCGKVRIQRFIENLLRRIALAERLVEYYQVNGSPPQCNHYKQHQQKTDNGPHRITKSRSAGGQLSSSGLADSRTQSSSQFGGRPLSSKAGGDRDWEREHRERLAQSSRLFCRPEHRDDIWNHQRRRSTG; this comes from the exons ATGCAGCAGAAGTTGTGTTCCCGAGGTTCTGGATCCTTCCTTTTAGAGAGGAACGGCCAGGCCTGCGGTGCGATTGTGGACGCTGTCACTCCCTGTGACCTCCCCTTCCGCTGTCCCCGCTGTGGTGAGCAGGAGCGTTTTCGCAGTTTGGCTTCCCTCCGCGCTCACCTCGAGTACCGCCACTCGTATCGCTCACCAGACATGGTCACTGGAGGGTTCAGCATCACTGGGAAGCTCCCCGACCCGCTGACGGCAGCTATCCCGTGGCACGACATGAGCCTCCCGACGCGTAGGGGGCAGCAAAGTACAGGGAGGCCGCCTCATGTCCGCTCCCTCAGCGACAGCAGAGACAGCGGATACCTCCACTCATATGGGTCTGCGAGGAGGCGCACCCAGAGCGTTGGGGTAGGGACGCAGgcggaggaggacgaggaggaggatgaggaaaTCGATGTGGGGACAGAAGACGAAGATGTggaagaggacgaggaggaggaggacgatgAGGGTGAAGAGAGAAGTGGAAGTAGAAATGAGGAGGATTTGAAAACCTCAAAAAAGTCAGACCATCACCACATCAACCACCATCACCTCCTGTTCCCGCCTCCAGCTCCTCTTGGCCCTCCACCGGACCCAGATCTGGACCTGGATCTGGATCTGACTG AGCAGAACTCCTACTCCGGTTTGGAGACAGCAGCAGCCTCGGCCGCAGTGCGGCAGCGGCTGGCCAGCATCCTGCGGGCGGCCGATAGCACCATGCAGCGCCGGCTGGCCAGGGTGAGCACCGAGCTGGCTCAGACCGACACGGAGCTCCTGTGTGAGCGTGCTCACTCGCAGCATCTGGCCCAGGAGAGGCAGGAAGTTGCAGACAAGGAGAGGTCGCTTAGCCGACAGGTGGATGTGGCTGTCATGGTGATTGCTGCGCTGAGGGAGCAGCTCAACGCCTCAGAGAACGAGCTGGAGCGGCGAGAGAG GGAAGTGTTAACCATCCAGAAGTTTCTGGAGGCGGCGGTTCGCCAGGAGACGTGCGGCAAAGTTCGAATCCAGCGCTTCATCGAGAATCTGCTGAGACGTATCGCTCTGGCCGAGAGGCTGGTGGAGTATTACCAGGTCAACGGTAGTCCGCCACAGTGCAACCACTACAAG CAGCACCAGCAGAAAACTGATAACGGCCCTCACAGAATAACTAAGAGCAG gtcagcaggaggtcagcTGTCCTCGTCTGGTCTCGCTGACAGCAGAACTCAGTCCTCGTCCCAGTTCGGCGGACGTCCTCTGTCCTCAAAAGCAGGCGGAGACCGAGATTGGGAGCGGGAACACCGGGAGCGCCTAGCTCAGTCATCCCGGCTGTTCTGCCGGCCTGAACACAGAGACGACATCTGGAACCATCAGCGGCGCCGGTCCACTGG TTAG